The following are encoded in a window of Bacillus sp. SORGH_AS_0510 genomic DNA:
- a CDS encoding ATP-binding cassette domain-containing protein: MSPLIELKNITYKAQGRTILNIPEFQIQPREFLGIMGPNGAGKSTLLKVLAFLENQTSGEIVYRGQSIPNGNAPLELRRKFSIALQQSLLLDATVFHNIAIGLILRKIPKSIIKEKVAHWMEVFGITHLAKKNALYLSGGEAQRVNLARAMIVEPEILFLDEPFSALDFPTKIKLMEDFKRIIEEANTTAVFVSHDLMEIHYLTKQLAIIANGEVKQTGPTSRVLEHPNASTSPFLNEWKKFYPVAR; the protein is encoded by the coding sequence ATGAGCCCATTGATCGAACTGAAAAACATCACTTATAAAGCACAAGGTAGAACGATTCTCAATATTCCTGAATTCCAGATTCAGCCACGAGAATTCCTCGGCATAATGGGACCCAACGGTGCGGGGAAAAGCACGCTGCTAAAAGTACTTGCTTTTCTTGAGAATCAAACGAGCGGTGAGATTGTTTATCGTGGACAGTCCATCCCGAATGGAAATGCTCCGCTAGAGTTACGAAGGAAATTCTCGATTGCCCTTCAGCAATCTTTACTCTTAGATGCGACTGTTTTTCACAACATCGCCATCGGCTTAATCTTACGAAAGATTCCAAAAAGCATTATTAAGGAGAAAGTCGCTCATTGGATGGAGGTATTTGGTATCACGCATCTGGCTAAAAAAAATGCGCTCTATTTATCTGGTGGGGAGGCGCAAAGGGTCAATTTAGCACGAGCTATGATTGTGGAGCCAGAGATTCTTTTTCTCGATGAACCATTTTCTGCTTTAGATTTTCCGACTAAGATAAAGTTAATGGAAGATTTTAAACGAATTATTGAGGAAGCAAATACAACTGCTGTGTTTGTCAGCCATGACTTGATGGAGATTCATTATCTTACGAAACAGCTTGCCATTATTGCTAATGGTGAAGTGAAGCAAACCGGACCAACATCAAGAGTGTTAGAACATCCGAATGCATCCACCTCCCCTTTCTTAAATGAATGGAAAAAATTCTATCCAGTCGCACGATGA
- a CDS encoding ABC transporter permease produces the protein MELLLDGLKKAFEMIFSGDTEVFEITWLTLKVCLIAILFSTLLGLPLGILLGLTRFRGRKLLLLFINMGMGLPPVVAGLWITMFLWRSGPLGDWSLLYTPTAIIMAQVLVSLPIITSLTCSAFQQVNDKMLLQIKALGATRLQTLVILVKQSKIAILAAVMAGFGRVIAEVGAAMMVGGNIQGDTRILTTTIVMEVSKGNFDIALALSFILLTVALMITAILTFLQQRKRFS, from the coding sequence ATGGAACTTTTACTAGATGGACTTAAGAAAGCATTTGAAATGATCTTCTCTGGAGACACAGAGGTATTTGAAATTACTTGGCTGACTCTAAAGGTTTGTTTAATTGCCATTCTATTTAGTACCTTGCTTGGACTTCCCCTCGGTATTCTACTTGGATTAACTAGATTTAGAGGACGCAAATTACTTCTACTATTTATTAATATGGGTATGGGGCTCCCCCCTGTTGTTGCCGGACTTTGGATTACTATGTTTTTATGGCGTTCCGGCCCGTTAGGTGATTGGTCCCTGCTATATACACCTACAGCTATTATTATGGCACAAGTATTAGTGTCATTGCCTATAATTACAAGCTTAACTTGTTCCGCTTTTCAGCAAGTGAATGATAAAATGCTCCTGCAAATCAAAGCGCTTGGTGCAACGAGGCTCCAAACGTTAGTCATTCTCGTCAAACAATCAAAGATTGCGATTCTAGCTGCGGTAATGGCTGGCTTCGGCCGGGTTATAGCAGAGGTGGGTGCTGCCATGATGGTAGGCGGAAATATTCAAGGTGATACTCGAATATTAACTACTACGATCGTGATGGAAGTATCGAAAGGGAATTTTGATATCGCCCTCGCTCTTTCGTTTATTTTATTGACCGTTGCCCTAATGATTACGGCCATATTAACCTTTTTACAGCAAAGGAAGCGATTCTCATGA
- a CDS encoding substrate-binding domain-containing protein: protein MLKNRYVAVLFAFMLLVLSACGNSETKDVAAKDQKKETKAAPTEMILATTTSTQDSGLLDVLIPMFEKQNNVKVKTIAVGTGQALEMGTKGEADALLVHAPAAEKAVVDAGDAINYKRVMYNDFILVGPKENPAGVSGDDVTAAFKKLAEAKATFISRGDDSGTNKKELGIWTLANIKPAGEWYVSTGQGMGQTLQVAAEKKGYVLTDRATWLAQEKNLDTLKIIVEGGKDLMNIYHVMQVNPEKHDKINSKDAEKFVEFMVDPKIQDVIENFGKKDYGQSLFYKYTE, encoded by the coding sequence ATGTTAAAAAATCGCTATGTTGCTGTTTTATTCGCTTTCATGCTTTTAGTCCTTTCCGCTTGCGGAAATTCAGAAACAAAAGATGTTGCGGCAAAAGATCAAAAAAAGGAAACTAAGGCTGCACCAACAGAAATGATTCTTGCAACAACAACAAGTACACAGGACAGCGGCTTATTGGATGTTCTCATCCCCATGTTTGAAAAACAGAATAATGTAAAAGTAAAAACGATTGCAGTTGGTACTGGACAAGCATTAGAGATGGGAACAAAAGGAGAAGCAGATGCCCTTCTAGTACATGCCCCTGCAGCTGAAAAAGCAGTGGTTGATGCTGGTGACGCCATAAACTATAAGCGTGTAATGTATAATGACTTCATTTTAGTTGGTCCAAAAGAGAATCCAGCGGGTGTCAGTGGTGATGATGTTACTGCTGCGTTCAAGAAGCTGGCAGAAGCGAAAGCTACATTTATTTCCCGTGGGGACGACTCTGGAACGAACAAAAAAGAACTTGGCATTTGGACTTTAGCAAACATCAAGCCTGCAGGTGAATGGTATGTTTCAACAGGTCAAGGTATGGGGCAAACATTACAAGTGGCAGCTGAGAAAAAAGGCTATGTGTTAACAGACCGTGCTACATGGCTTGCCCAAGAGAAAAACTTAGACACTCTTAAAATTATTGTCGAAGGCGGCAAGGATTTAATGAACATTTATCATGTCATGCAAGTAAATCCTGAAAAGCATGATAAAATTAATAGCAAGGATGCGGAAAAATTCGTAGAATTTATGGTAGATCCAAAAATCCAAGATGTAATTGAAAACTTCGGTAAGAAAGACTACGGTCAATCATTGTTCTATAAATATACTGAATAG
- a CDS encoding helix-turn-helix transcriptional regulator: MEEKAYTPDEVAQIFQISKHTVYELIKRGELQAFKIGNKMRIDHAELERYKENTKAPAKKIQSNPTSTTNNHALSIRLSGSHDFLVEHFAKQAGTALNVQIQPSYIGSLEGLMMLYRGQCDIAAIHLLDPTSQEYNLPFIHQLFVYESILVLRLAARQQGFIVAKGNPKCILDFSDLVRKDVQFINRQKGAGTRFLLDSKLSSNGISPSKINGYNNEEWNHLSAASYISRGIADVAFGIQSAASHLGLDFVPVTQEHFDLVFRFTEENKQNLTDLIQYLQSPEFKDSLTDLEGYSIEDLGKVIYQTTLTEETTC; the protein is encoded by the coding sequence ATGGAAGAAAAGGCATATACTCCCGATGAAGTGGCACAGATCTTTCAAATCTCAAAACATACGGTTTATGAGCTGATAAAAAGAGGTGAGCTGCAGGCATTTAAGATCGGTAACAAAATGAGAATTGATCACGCTGAGCTTGAAAGGTATAAAGAAAATACAAAAGCTCCGGCAAAGAAAATTCAATCAAACCCAACAAGCACGACCAACAATCATGCTCTGTCCATTCGATTATCAGGGAGTCATGATTTTCTCGTCGAGCATTTTGCTAAACAAGCAGGAACGGCATTAAACGTACAAATTCAGCCTTCTTACATAGGCAGTCTAGAGGGACTTATGATGCTTTACCGCGGGCAGTGCGATATAGCAGCCATTCATTTATTAGATCCGACATCCCAAGAATATAACCTGCCATTCATTCATCAGCTTTTTGTCTATGAATCAATCCTGGTCCTTCGACTCGCTGCTAGACAGCAAGGCTTCATCGTCGCCAAGGGGAATCCAAAGTGTATTCTTGATTTCTCTGACCTTGTGAGGAAGGATGTCCAATTCATTAACCGCCAAAAAGGAGCAGGAACAAGATTCTTGCTTGACTCAAAGCTATCAAGCAATGGAATTAGCCCTAGTAAAATTAACGGGTACAACAATGAAGAGTGGAATCATCTTTCCGCCGCGTCCTATATTAGCAGGGGAATTGCTGACGTAGCATTCGGAATTCAATCTGCTGCTAGTCATTTAGGTCTTGATTTTGTTCCCGTTACCCAAGAACACTTTGACCTAGTGTTTCGTTTTACAGAGGAAAACAAGCAGAACTTAACAGATTTAATTCAATACCTGCAATCTCCTGAGTTCAAAGACAGCTTAACGGATTTAGAAGGGTATTCAATCGAAGATTTAGGAAAAGTAATCTATCAAACTACTTTAACGGAGGAAACCACATGTTAA
- a CDS encoding FMN-dependent NADH-azoreductase, which translates to MSKLLYITANPKNDSKLSKGMQIGEVFLAEFKKEQPDVEIERWHLYDMEIPDIDMDLLYARAKLSFMGYTKDQLSEAERTKLEKMHELADRFIEADYYVFVTPIWNLGAPSILKKFIDNLFIVEKTFTNTSEGPKGLLTGRKAIHIQTRGGIYSTGPMVDFEFGDRYLRKVFEFLGFESLDTVVAEGMDHFPKKVPEIMAKAKEQAAVAAREMAKQTAIV; encoded by the coding sequence ATGTCAAAACTTTTATATATTACAGCTAATCCGAAGAATGATAGTAAGCTTTCAAAAGGAATGCAAATTGGAGAAGTATTTTTAGCGGAGTTTAAAAAAGAGCAGCCAGATGTGGAAATCGAGCGCTGGCATTTATACGATATGGAAATCCCTGATATTGATATGGATCTACTTTATGCGAGAGCGAAATTATCGTTCATGGGCTATACAAAGGATCAGTTATCGGAGGCGGAACGGACAAAGCTGGAAAAGATGCATGAGTTGGCTGATCGCTTTATCGAAGCGGATTATTATGTGTTTGTTACACCAATCTGGAATCTAGGTGCCCCGTCCATTTTGAAAAAATTCATCGATAACTTATTTATTGTAGAAAAAACATTTACAAATACCTCGGAAGGACCTAAGGGACTTCTTACTGGCAGAAAGGCAATTCATATTCAAACTAGAGGTGGAATCTACTCAACAGGACCAATGGTTGATTTCGAATTCGGTGATCGCTACTTAAGGAAGGTATTTGAATTCTTAGGTTTTGAGAGCTTGGATACAGTTGTTGCAGAGGGAATGGACCATTTTCCGAAGAAAGTACCGGAAATTATGGCAAAAGCCAAAGAACAAGCAGCAGTAGCAGCACGTGAGATGGCGAAACAAACGGCAATAGTATAA
- a CDS encoding undecaprenyl-diphosphate phosphatase, translating into MLTKLEALILGIIQGLTEFLPISSTGHLYLGRNLFGLQEAGLLLDTMLHIGTLLAVFVFYKNEFIKIIKNPFSKLTFLLIVGTIPAVIFGLAFKDYIDEISKTGVTIGWEFLLTGLFLWFADSVKNGYKKMDDISYKDAFIIGTFQAVAILPAISRSGMTIVAALWRKLDRETAAYFSFLLSTPAIAGAIVLQTKDLLDGQGETISLSALLVGIISSAIFGYIAVKWMIGYLKKKSLKPFAIYVWALGVIVLFFQFTGKF; encoded by the coding sequence ATGTTAACAAAACTGGAAGCACTTATTCTCGGGATCATTCAAGGGTTGACTGAATTTCTACCTATTAGCAGTACAGGACATCTCTATTTGGGAAGGAACTTATTTGGATTACAGGAAGCTGGACTATTGCTCGACACAATGCTTCATATCGGTACCTTACTAGCAGTTTTTGTTTTTTATAAAAATGAATTTATAAAAATCATTAAAAACCCTTTTAGTAAATTAACCTTTTTGTTGATCGTCGGGACCATACCAGCAGTTATTTTTGGGCTTGCATTTAAAGATTATATTGATGAAATCTCCAAGACGGGGGTGACCATAGGTTGGGAATTCCTTTTAACAGGGCTATTCCTGTGGTTCGCTGATTCAGTGAAAAATGGTTATAAAAAGATGGATGATATTAGCTACAAGGATGCATTCATCATTGGTACATTTCAGGCAGTGGCTATTCTGCCAGCTATTTCCCGTTCAGGAATGACGATTGTTGCTGCTCTTTGGCGAAAGCTCGACCGTGAGACAGCTGCATACTTTTCTTTCCTTTTATCGACACCTGCTATTGCTGGCGCGATTGTCTTGCAGACGAAGGACTTATTGGATGGCCAAGGTGAAACCATATCTTTATCAGCCCTGTTGGTCGGCATTATTTCCTCTGCGATCTTCGGGTATATTGCCGTTAAATGGATGATCGGTTATTTGAAAAAGAAATCCTTAAAGCCGTTTGCAATCTATGTGTGGGCACTGGGAGTTATCGTGTTATTTTTCCAATTTACAGGGAAGTTTTAA
- a CDS encoding DUF4931 domain-containing protein, which produces MENTHLHFNTSIGVKKPENIRNKQQACPFCERDQLTDLIAVDGPIILLKNKYPVLENAYQTVLIETDDCQGELSTYSKDHLHRLIKFGLKHWLEMEESGRYRSVIFFKNHGPLSGGTLAHPHMQIVGLNDIDYREKVTHEMFEGLVIAEEEGTKFTLSTKPRVGFYEFNMEMKDSSYQEAFSEYLQMAVHYILNHFPFKATSYNIFFHHIDDKIYAKVVSRFVTTPLYIGYGIPQVPSNLDWMADEVKRIYFT; this is translated from the coding sequence TTGGAAAATACACATCTTCATTTCAATACGTCTATCGGAGTCAAGAAGCCAGAAAATATTCGGAACAAACAACAGGCATGTCCTTTTTGCGAACGTGACCAGCTGACGGACCTTATTGCAGTGGATGGCCCCATCATTCTATTAAAAAATAAATATCCTGTTTTAGAAAATGCCTACCAGACCGTTTTAATCGAAACGGACGATTGTCAGGGAGAGCTCTCTACTTATTCAAAGGATCATTTGCACCGCTTAATTAAGTTTGGACTGAAGCACTGGTTAGAAATGGAGGAAAGCGGGCGCTATCGGTCGGTTATTTTTTTCAAAAATCATGGTCCATTATCAGGTGGAACATTAGCACACCCGCATATGCAAATTGTAGGACTAAATGATATTGATTATAGGGAAAAAGTGACGCATGAAATGTTTGAAGGGCTTGTGATAGCAGAAGAAGAAGGGACTAAGTTCACGCTTTCGACCAAGCCTCGTGTCGGATTTTATGAGTTTAATATGGAAATGAAAGATTCCAGCTATCAGGAAGCATTTTCGGAATATCTGCAAATGGCGGTCCATTATATCCTCAATCACTTTCCTTTTAAGGCGACAAGCTACAACATCTTTTTTCATCATATTGACGATAAAATCTATGCCAAGGTTGTCTCGCGTTTTGTCACCACGCCACTCTATATTGGTTACGGCATACCACAAGTACCAAGCAATCTAGATTGGATGGCAGACGAGGTAAAACGAATTTATTTTACATAA
- a CDS encoding ABC transporter substrate-binding protein gives MKMTKSILSIFSLLAIFLLAACGGTEEKTTEKKEAPKTATEKSYTVEHAMGSTTIKGTPKRVVILTNEGTEALLSMGVTPVGAVKSWTGDPWYEHIADQLKDTKVVGTESEVNVEAIAALKPDLIIGNKMRQEKIYEQLSAIAPTVFAETLRGDWKTNFSLYAKAVNKVDKGNEVLETYNGRIADIKEKLGDKKNMKVSMVRFMSGEVRIYHKDTFSGVILNDLGFARPESQNVDDFAEKNVTKERIPAMDGDILFYFTYDTGDGKGNTLAKEWLADPLFKNLEVAKKGEVHEVNDAIWNTAGGVLAANLMLDDVEKIFLKK, from the coding sequence ATGAAAATGACAAAATCTATATTATCTATTTTCTCACTCCTAGCCATTTTCTTACTGGCAGCTTGTGGGGGGACAGAGGAAAAGACAACCGAAAAGAAAGAAGCACCGAAGACGGCTACTGAAAAAAGCTATACAGTAGAACATGCCATGGGATCGACAACGATCAAAGGTACACCTAAGCGTGTAGTTATTCTTACAAACGAAGGAACAGAAGCCCTATTATCAATGGGAGTTACTCCTGTTGGTGCCGTTAAGTCTTGGACTGGTGATCCTTGGTATGAGCATATTGCGGATCAATTAAAAGACACAAAAGTTGTGGGTACAGAAAGTGAAGTAAACGTGGAAGCAATTGCTGCGCTTAAGCCGGATTTAATTATCGGTAATAAAATGCGTCAAGAGAAAATTTATGAGCAGTTAAGTGCGATTGCACCGACTGTTTTTGCCGAAACATTACGCGGTGACTGGAAGACAAACTTTAGTCTATATGCAAAGGCTGTTAATAAAGTTGATAAAGGTAATGAAGTATTAGAAACGTATAACGGTCGTATTGCTGACATTAAGGAAAAACTTGGCGATAAGAAGAATATGAAGGTATCTATGGTTCGTTTTATGTCTGGTGAAGTTCGCATTTACCATAAGGATACCTTCTCTGGTGTAATCTTAAATGATCTTGGATTTGCTCGCCCTGAGAGCCAAAACGTGGATGATTTTGCAGAAAAGAATGTAACGAAAGAACGTATTCCTGCAATGGATGGAGATATCCTCTTCTACTTCACTTATGATACCGGGGATGGAAAAGGCAATACGCTTGCGAAAGAATGGCTTGCTGATCCATTATTCAAAAACCTTGAAGTAGCTAAGAAAGGCGAAGTTCACGAAGTAAACGATGCAATCTGGAACACTGCCGGCGGTGTTCTGGCAGCTAACCTTATGCTTGATGATGTTGAGAAGATTTTCTTAAAAAAATAA
- a CDS encoding iron ABC transporter permease, with product MLLKTTSLKWVGLITAILLMLLLMCASVILGYTDTSWRTAIESYTNYNGSNEHIIIQTVRFPRALIASAVGASLAIAGVLMQTLTKNPLASPGIFGINAGAGFAVVVAITVFSVTDLQAFNGLAFLGAAVAAVSVYAIGSFGREGLTPMKLTLAGAAMSAMFSSFTQGLLVVDEAALEQVLFWLAGSVQGRKLETLYSVLPYIGIGWLGAVLISGKMNILSMGEDVAKGLGLNTGLIKVAIGVIVILLAGGSVAVAGPIGFVGIVVPHITRSIIGIDHRWVIPLSAILGAILLLAADIAARYILMPSEVPVGVMTAVIGTPFFIFIARRGFNAR from the coding sequence ATGCTGTTAAAAACTACATCATTAAAGTGGGTAGGTCTCATTACGGCAATTCTGCTCATGCTGTTATTAATGTGTGCCAGTGTCATATTAGGTTATACAGATACGAGCTGGCGGACAGCGATTGAGTCCTATACGAATTATAATGGGTCGAACGAACATATTATTATTCAAACTGTTAGATTTCCGAGAGCACTCATTGCTTCTGCTGTAGGGGCAAGCCTAGCAATTGCCGGGGTTCTTATGCAAACGCTAACCAAAAATCCATTGGCATCACCAGGGATTTTTGGCATTAATGCAGGAGCTGGATTTGCTGTTGTAGTTGCTATTACGGTATTTTCTGTGACTGATCTCCAAGCTTTTAACGGATTGGCCTTCTTAGGTGCAGCCGTTGCCGCAGTGAGTGTTTATGCGATCGGTTCCTTTGGCAGAGAAGGGTTAACACCGATGAAGCTTACCTTAGCAGGAGCCGCGATGTCCGCCATGTTTTCTTCCTTTACACAAGGCTTGCTTGTGGTGGATGAAGCGGCATTGGAGCAGGTACTGTTTTGGCTGGCGGGTTCGGTTCAAGGAAGAAAGTTAGAGACCTTATACTCTGTTTTGCCTTATATTGGGATTGGCTGGTTAGGAGCCGTGCTCATTTCTGGAAAAATGAATATCCTGTCCATGGGGGAAGATGTAGCTAAGGGACTTGGGCTGAATACAGGGCTTATCAAAGTGGCTATCGGTGTGATTGTCATCTTACTAGCAGGCGGTTCTGTTGCCGTTGCTGGTCCGATTGGGTTTGTGGGAATTGTTGTTCCTCATATCACACGCTCTATTATTGGAATTGATCATCGCTGGGTCATTCCCTTATCTGCTATTTTAGGAGCTATTCTTTTATTAGCAGCAGATATTGCTGCACGATACATTTTAATGCCATCAGAAGTGCCTGTCGGTGTGATGACGGCAGTTATTGGAACTCCGTTCTTTATTTTTATTGCGAGAAGGGGGTTTAATGCACGATGA
- a CDS encoding iron ABC transporter permease, whose amino-acid sequence MSKYRNLRLFKDKVSFLIDKKAVMIFAILLITTFIVFVISTGTGEMKINPLTVVQVLFGGGPEMEKLIITSFRLPRIIVALMVGISLAVAGGILQGMIRNPLASPDVLGITGGAAVAVVGFLAFFSDKNNALTVSIAWLPLAAFLGAGIVAFLVYFLAWKNGVSPIRLVLIGIGISTLMQALTTLMMIMGPIYQASQANIWITGTVYGSNWKNVATLVPWTVLFLIIAFLAARTINIQELGDEVATGLGGKVQKQRFLLLMISTALIGSSVAFAGGIGFVGLMAPHMARRLVGSSFGALLPASALIGGILVMAADLIGRTMFSPLEVPAGVFTAGIGAPYFIYLLFKTRNA is encoded by the coding sequence ATGAGCAAATATAGAAACCTCCGGTTATTTAAAGATAAAGTTTCTTTTTTAATTGATAAGAAAGCAGTTATGATTTTTGCCATTCTGCTTATAACCACCTTCATCGTTTTTGTTATTAGTACGGGGACAGGGGAAATGAAAATCAACCCGTTAACAGTTGTACAAGTATTATTTGGCGGCGGCCCTGAAATGGAAAAGCTTATTATTACCTCCTTTCGATTGCCAAGAATTATAGTTGCCTTAATGGTTGGGATTTCATTAGCGGTTGCCGGTGGAATATTACAAGGAATGATTCGGAATCCATTAGCCTCACCAGATGTTCTGGGGATTACTGGGGGAGCAGCCGTTGCAGTGGTTGGCTTTTTAGCCTTCTTTAGTGATAAAAATAATGCCTTAACCGTCAGTATTGCATGGCTTCCATTGGCTGCCTTTTTGGGTGCTGGAATTGTAGCGTTCTTAGTATACTTCCTTGCTTGGAAAAATGGGGTTTCACCTATTCGCCTCGTTTTAATCGGAATAGGTATTTCTACGTTGATGCAGGCATTAACTACATTAATGATGATTATGGGACCTATCTACCAGGCGAGTCAGGCAAACATATGGATTACCGGTACAGTTTACGGGTCAAACTGGAAAAACGTTGCAACATTAGTACCGTGGACGGTCTTGTTTCTCATCATTGCGTTCTTGGCAGCGAGAACCATTAATATTCAGGAACTTGGCGACGAAGTGGCGACTGGATTAGGCGGCAAGGTTCAAAAACAACGTTTCCTCTTATTAATGATTAGTACAGCATTGATCGGAAGCTCTGTTGCCTTTGCAGGCGGAATTGGCTTTGTTGGTTTAATGGCACCACATATGGCTAGACGCTTAGTAGGCTCTTCCTTTGGTGCATTGCTTCCAGCTTCCGCACTAATTGGCGGGATCCTTGTGATGGCAGCAGATTTGATAGGAAGAACGATGTTTTCACCTCTGGAGGTACCTGCAGGAGTGTTTACAGCGGGTATTGGTGCACCGTACTTTATTTATTTACTTTTTAAAACAAGAAATGCATAA
- the fhuF gene encoding siderophore-iron reductase FhuF — protein sequence MDRQLTSNELQVLKKYRLNGSNEGDSFPVAKLYDETFVQHLLANVALTIGAPSLKVAGSIFIKRYAFLPVMALYSMTVWNKSLNISLENITMEIPKEGEPWLPSFSLKELTARDWNGEDRDVWRASVMKDLFVNNIDPIITAIEKAVGISKSILWENIVVYLFWLYEKELKENENSNVADDFRCLIFEAEGSLFGTYDINPLQRYYGEKRYEEESNEEIRLRKTCCFSYQLPEGKRCKICPCAHLGKDGRCNDGGESICSAVRSFG from the coding sequence ATGGATAGACAGCTGACTTCGAACGAACTTCAAGTATTAAAAAAATACAGGCTGAACGGCAGTAACGAGGGGGATTCCTTTCCTGTTGCCAAGCTATATGACGAAACGTTCGTTCAACATTTACTTGCCAATGTAGCACTTACTATTGGTGCACCTTCATTAAAAGTAGCAGGATCTATTTTTATTAAAAGATATGCCTTTTTACCGGTGATGGCTCTATATAGCATGACCGTCTGGAATAAAAGTCTGAATATCTCCCTCGAAAACATTACAATGGAAATACCCAAAGAGGGGGAACCGTGGCTCCCATCCTTTTCGTTAAAAGAGCTGACAGCAAGGGATTGGAATGGGGAGGACCGGGACGTATGGCGTGCAAGTGTGATGAAGGACCTATTTGTGAACAACATTGATCCAATCATTACTGCAATAGAAAAAGCTGTGGGGATATCTAAATCCATTCTGTGGGAAAATATTGTTGTATACCTATTTTGGCTCTATGAAAAGGAATTGAAAGAGAACGAGAATAGTAATGTTGCAGATGATTTTCGCTGTTTAATTTTTGAAGCAGAGGGGTCCCTATTCGGCACATACGATATCAATCCTCTTCAAAGATATTATGGTGAAAAAAGGTACGAGGAGGAATCGAATGAGGAGATTCGTTTGAGAAAGACTTGTTGTTTTTCTTATCAGTTACCAGAAGGTAAACGCTGCAAAATATGCCCATGTGCGCATTTGGGTAAGGACGGAAGGTGTAACGATGGAGGAGAAAGTATTTGCTCAGCAGTTCGAAGCTTTGGTTGA
- a CDS encoding DUF2573 family protein has translation MEEKVFAQQFEALVEKYSELLVGESNEETKEKVRAWALYTHIAKSMPALAKHWNELYPEAKEEMKLIIGEIKQMNEQHRKSVQ, from the coding sequence ATGGAGGAGAAAGTATTTGCTCAGCAGTTCGAAGCTTTGGTTGAGAAGTATAGCGAACTTTTGGTAGGAGAATCCAATGAAGAGACAAAGGAAAAGGTGAGGGCGTGGGCTTTGTATACCCATATTGCGAAGTCCATGCCTGCTTTAGCAAAGCATTGGAATGAACTTTACCCAGAGGCAAAAGAGGAAATGAAACTGATTATTGGTGAAATCAAACAAATGAACGAACAGCACCGGAAATCTGTTCAATAA
- a CDS encoding spore coat protein yields the protein MNQNQQKIQNPESQVPKTPQMNDRDFINDILSTEKYMTTAYTMALHEASHEGLYQDVMQIFTETQQCQRDLYDLMFRKGWYSIEAADQQKLQQSYQQFQGYTNQLPQHGGGNNTMQ from the coding sequence ATGAACCAAAACCAGCAAAAAATTCAAAACCCTGAATCTCAAGTACCTAAAACACCACAAATGAACGACCGTGATTTTATTAATGATATTCTCTCAACGGAAAAATACATGACTACCGCTTATACAATGGCACTGCATGAAGCAAGCCATGAAGGATTATATCAGGATGTTATGCAAATTTTCACTGAGACACAACAGTGTCAGCGTGATCTTTATGATCTAATGTTTAGAAAAGGCTGGTATTCAATTGAAGCTGCCGATCAACAAAAGCTTCAGCAATCCTACCAGCAGTTCCAAGGTTATACCAACCAACTGCCACAGCATGGCGGCGGAAATAACACAATGCAATAA
- a CDS encoding YuzL family protein — protein sequence MAKMKKNPSKAGVSAASVKGNGGPGNEEAHLDKKNSQNNQFKR from the coding sequence ATGGCGAAAATGAAGAAAAACCCTTCAAAAGCTGGAGTTAGTGCCGCCAGTGTCAAAGGTAACGGCGGACCAGGAAACGAAGAAGCCCACTTAGATAAAAAAAACAGCCAGAACAATCAATTTAAAAGGTAG